A window of Malania oleifera isolate guangnan ecotype guangnan chromosome 2, ASM2987363v1, whole genome shotgun sequence genomic DNA:
tattatttattaacaaattaattttcaggaaagtatgtattatatttgtatattataaagaaaatgcatatttgggaaaatactgctattatgttgaaatatatttatatgtgagaaatgccagaaattatgatttcagaatataatgtatggttttatacaacaatgtgtggcatgaatattatttatgtgggaagtattatgatatgacaattttatgaataaattatgttttgcaaaaattataaaataatgcagtacattatgttTCAAAAtgcatgataaatgaattatttattcagaacgatatgtatgaaatgttcggcgcaaggtcgtgattaatagtcggcgcaaggcatgttttacgtatgatttcggcgtaaggccatatttatgaaatgttcgacgtaAGATCGCAGATATGAAAAAATCGGTGCAGGgccatatatatgcatgtatgttattacagaaaatgctatcaatatttttatgttaaacaagtatattatcatgtattatatatgttatcagaacccggatgatagttcagttcagttataagagcacggtaccgttgctatacagatcagatatctatgttcagacttgtgctaaccaccccacaagggggtgggagatggatagtcgatgtggctttcagtgtagagttgtagatatccacctggcagtctagaccagggtgtggcgggcccatcgtatttacagacatttttgaattggcagtggtcggccaaccattgtcgggtcccgccttcgggctacacaacccgtcatggggggtagtacatgacatcaactagctatacatcctgggtaaattttagtattacCAGTTATATCAGACATCTCATGaacagtatgaattattagaaattatgaaagttatgattattcagtatgttatgatgaatgttttttcaggtatatgaaatgtactgtatatgtataattgtatcaaatattcatgttaccgcacaactgtatttagtttattttcctttattgagaagtgtctcacccccaaagattaaacaattttcacaaaacctagaaagATCGGCgaatcgaggccgccgttgagttagttgtgTTACTTTGCTAAAAGGGTAAATTTTGATCTAGAAACAGGAGATGTATGTTATGGGTTCCTAGATTTGTATCTATTTTTGTAtatttgggagattgtatataaacatagtgttttggattatgactctagtattatgtattttgtggttatgagaatatgatttacatttactgttgcttaggtttctgctgtgaatatcagatgtgtccccgttactcacgggtttaggttgaccttattattgaatatgttttattatatgattggataagcaggtcgttacacagagagagagagagagagagagagagagagagagagagagagagagagagagagagagagagagagagagagagagagatacccaCTGCCGGAGGTGGCGAAGGCCATGGAAGCGACAACGATGGTGGCTGTTGGTGATGGTGGTTGGCAGTAGAGAGTAAGGGAACTAAGGGAGTTaaaggagaagagagagagagggttcaaggaaaaggaaggaaataaaagggaaaaaaagaaaaaaattatatatatataaataatttttaaaaataaaataaaaaatacaagtgGGACATGTGTCATCTTACGGACAGTGAGATGTGGCATCACCGTGTCTGTCGAATTCGGATGATGTGGCGCGATCCTGATTGTTAGAGGTGTGTTTTCACTAAACGGTTAGATTGTTGCCACGTTAGTAATCCACCTCAAAACCCCCACACTAGTAGCCTTTTGCCACGTGGCATGTCGTCACCTAtatgaaattcaaaaaaaaaaaaaaaaaaaaagccaccTGTGCATTACCATGTGTCACCCCAAATAGCTAACACATGGTAGCCATAGTTACTTTTCCCGCCATCCTCTGAACTGGGTCAATCCAGTTTGATCCATTGGCTCAGTTCAAATCGTTTGAACCCAGTTTGATTCTCTAAATTGcctcgatttttttttttaaattcaaaaaaatgataaaaagtaaaaaaaaaaaatcaaagaaaataaaaaaaataaagaaaaatcccCTGAGTTATTTTTGACTCAGGGaacaaaaaaaaatccaaaaaattaagaaaattggagaagttttttaaaaaatgttgacAAATTTCAGAAAAATTCTAAACAATAggaaaaaaattctagaaaaattatGGGAGCACTTTtgctcatttttttaaaaaatttttcatGTATGGTTTGTTAACATGTGCCCTATTTACCGCttgaatgtatgattttactttCTTTCATATGTGTGTGTGCCTACATGCTTTTGTGTGTATATACACTACCCctatgagaaaaattaaaaaatttgagatttttttatCCTAAATTATCTCGAGTCGGGAATATTCTAACTGATTACTTTGCTTTTAGTGACTCTTTTAGGATCTTTAAATTATGGTGCACACCTTGCATGTATTTTTGCATGATTTCTAATATTAATTACATGTTGTAAATTGTTTATTTTTCTTGCTTATCTATTTGTTGTTGAATGAGAACTTTAAAAAAATCTCTTTCAATCTCTAAGGCTACGTCTTTACATGTCTTTGAGGTTTGAAGGTGAGAGGCCTTTGTTTTATGCAAGTCCTCCTGATAGTTAAATGTTAGGTAAATAGCACCGTGAAAATAATTAGGGAGAAATCTTAAATATTAACCTTGAAAGGATAACCGAGAGTTATGTTCTTAACACACTTTTGGGAGTCTTGAGGTGAGGATAATCTCTGTCCTTCGCAAAACTATCCAATATTTAAAGGCTAGGTAAATTGAATAAACAGAAAAATTAAGGTCTTGATTGGTTAACTTTAAATGTAATATTTTGACTAATCAGATACTGTCTATTAGATGGGCGTAAAGGGATGCTAATACCTTTCGTTTGCATAATTGTACTCCTGAATCCAAACTTGGTGATGTAGACCATTGACTATTAACTTCCTTAGACCTAGTTGAGCAATGAACCGGTAATATGTTAATAGATGTTCTAACTATACCTAAAATATTTCTCAATCTCATATATTGCACTAGGCATCATATTCCATATCATATCAAGTCTGCCACCCAATCGAAGCGATTCAGAATTTCGATCTCACCCGTTATGTGGAATTGACCCTTTGGGACGTTGTGACAGCCATCTTATAGCCTTATAGATTTAATTAGGTACATAATTTTATTAGGTTTCATGTTAaaagcatatatttttttttctttgtttgttgtATTCAAACTTGTCAAAGATATAATGGCCTTCTTCTTAAACTAATGATTTACATGTTGAACCAAATACTGACATGAATATCATATGTATATTCTTGAAACCTTACAAtacaaactaaataaaaatattctcttAAGTAAGATATTTCATCATTAGGAATGAAATTttcaatgaaaatatttttgatgctGTATAGCAAATGTATTCTAAAAGCttttaagttaattttttaaatcgAGTAAATACGATAGGTAggaatcaaaattttaaatactttctttttaaaaaaaaaataaactttcaaaatgtagtaaatattttaataatgtgcagcttaaaaataataacttcaCCACCATATATCAttgtttgtttttcaatttaaatttttgggCTTTAAATGTATTTTTTATTAGCTTACCATAACACCATGTGAACTCTTGTCTCATCATCATCCATCACTCACATGAcacaacaaaacaacaaaaaaaaagaaaggaaaatattttaaaaataaagaggaGCCTCCCGTGGTCTCCGACCGAGGACAGAAAAGTCATTTTACTCAAGGGTGCTTTCGTCAACCACATCCGCCAGATTTTTAAAAACGCAAAGCTGCAGTTCCCCCATCCAAATCAAGCCACCCTCCAACTCATCCCCACCGTCAAAACCCTTCCATCCGACGGCATCCGACGGACCCACGCAAAATAGGAGGGAAGCAACGCTGACCGTCCGATCCCACACTCTCCACTCTCACTCCCCACCAGTATATAACCCCCATTTCCACGAACTAGTTCCTCTGCATCTTGAAGAACTCCAATCCATCCCCGGCGATAGAGCCACGCTCTCTACCTGCTCGATAGAAACCCTTGGATTCTCTCTCTGTCCGTATGTCTCTGTTTTCTCagatttctgttttttttttccctctcagATCTGTGTAGATTCTGTTCATTGATGAGAAAATGGCGAAAGTGAAGGAAATTTATTGATctgatttttgtttctttttttagttgttttggttTTTAAATTACTAGGTCCGATTGATAagtgcttcttcttcttttgtttccTGTactgttgattttttttttcaattttaaaattttcctactTTTATCGGCGACAGTGGGAATTTTGGGTTTGTTTCTTACATAACATTTATTTAGATTTTGATAGTCCACTCGGATTTTTCTGCTTGTTATTAGAATTTGTATGCATTCACGTTGAATTTTCTTGGCGACCTGCCGTATTGATGTTTGATTTGTTTATATTGTAAAATCAACTTGATTCCGTGTATCTGTAGTATCTTTTAAAATATTCATGACACATTGAATTTGGTTTATCTGTTTAATTGTGATTTCGTAAAGTTGCTTCCTTAAAGCAAATAGTGGCAATTTAGTAATCATCTCCTTTGATTCTCATATAACTTTTATTTTGAGTTTGATAATCTACACGGTTTCTTCTGCTTGTCGATTAGAGTTTGTATGCATTCGTTACGAATTTTCTCGATGACCTATCAATAATGATATTTGGTATGTTTATATGTAAAATCAACTTGATTTTGGACCTTTAGTATCTTTTCAATGTTCTTGACGCATGAATTTGATTTGTCTACTTAGTTgtgattttgtaattttttttttccctaaaggAAATAGTGGTAATCATTTCTTTCCATTATTGCCTTAATCAGTGAACAAAAATGAGGGAAATCCTTCACGTGCAAGGTGGACAATGTGGAAACCAGATTGGATCAAAGTTTTGGGAGGTTGTGTGTGATGAGCATGGCATTGATCCAACTGGCCGGTACACTGGAACCTCTGATCTGCAATTGGAGCGTGTCAATGTCTATTACAATGAGGCTTCTTGTGGACGGTTTGTTCCTCGTGCTGTGCTCATGGATCTTGAGCCAGGTACCATGGACAGTGTGAGAACCGGTCCTTATGGCCAGATATTCAGGCCTGACAACTTTGTGTTTGGGCAATCTGGTGCGGGGAACAATTGGGCTAAGGGCCATTATACTGAGGGAGCGGAGCTTATTGATGCGGTTCTTGATGTTGTGCGAAAAGAAGCAGAGAATTGTGACTGTCTTCAAGGTATAATGCTGTGTATTCAAACGTTTTGTTTTTCCTGAGTAGGGAGTTGCATTGAATGTTTGATGCCGTATTAATTGAATTGGAAATTGGAATTAAAATCTAGTGCCATATGATATTATGCAATCAAGAGATGGATTTAATCAATTTTATAATGCATATCGGTGTCTGGGAACATGGTATTCATactttggatttagatttgtctGAATTTAGACAATTCTTGTTATAACTTTTACactttgtattgcattttgtgcaaattcacataaatttatATACAACTTGTTGCTGTTGTtgattggtattttttttttcatgcaggTTTTCAAGTGTGCCACTCACTGGGTGGTGGTACTGGTTCTGGAATGGGTACTTTGCTGATCTCAAAGATCAGGGAAGAATACCCTGATAGGATGATGCTCACTTTCTCAGTGTTTCCATCCCCAAAGGTTTCAGATACAGTGGTTGAACCATACAATGCTACACTTTCTGTCCATCAGCTTGTTGAGAATGCTGATGAGTGCATGGTACTAGACAATGAGGCATTGTATGACATCTGTTTCAGGACACTCAAGTTAACTACTCCTAGCTGTAAGAGTTTCATGCTTTAGTTCTAGATGTAATTGTTTCACGTGCACCAATTATAGGTCATTCAATCTTCATATGCTAATTACTTGCACTTTTATGAACTAGTTGAGATGGATTTTTGCTCATTTAAGTGATTTTACCATGGATCTGCGTTTTAATGATTAGGTTGTTCTTTGCTTGGCATTTTCGAGTAACTTATCTGtctttcaaagttaaaatcatgGGAACTCTAGCTCTTTAAACTAAGGAAGCACTTCGAAAAATGCTACTGCAACTTCTGAACATATGTATTTTAACACTCTTGCACATGCATTTTTTCTTGGAGATGAattagtatttgatttagaaaatttaaaagtGTTTCtcttgttaaaattttggtgccttttatttatttattttactttctttttgcCAAccccgccggggggggggggggcgtagTATGTTAGAACTTAGATTCTTTGAGATGATATGACAAAAATCTGAGAACTACTATTTCCATATTATTTTGTATGCTCCACAGGATTTATAGTCATACAGGATAAACATTTGTGAATGTATTAGTGCATTTTCTCTGATTTATTTCCTACATGAAAATTCATTGGTAACATCTTGGTTGGTTGCAAGCTGTATGTTGTGGGCCTAAATTTCTTTTGAATTATTGGTGCTGTGACAGTTTACTTTGGGTTTGTGCTTGAACTGGATCTTTGTGGGATCCACGTTATTAGGTCTTGTGAGATATTTTATTTAAGTGTTTGTTCTTTGGAGGAGACAAGCATTTTACCAAGGTTATTGCTGTTTGCTACCATAAGTAGGCATATGGTTTTCTTGGGCCCAATGTAAAGCATGTGAGGTTGCACAAGTCATGACTTATGAGAACTGAGAAGCCTCAAGATGAGCCTGCCATTAAGTTGTCAGCATTTCCAATCTACATGATTTATATGATACTGTGGACTATGCAAATGAGTTTATTTTAGAGCCATTGCCTGACGCATGAAAATTTTTTTAGTATCACAAAATGGGTCAGTACAGTTTATTATCTTGATTAGGGTTGTCCAAGGGGCTGGATCTTTACACAATTTTTGCTTACAATATTTGCCCTCCAAAATAAGAAATGTTTTTTTGTACTCACaaggttattattattacctAATACAATTAATGATGGTGTTTTATTGATTGCTATGACAGTTGGTGATCTGAACCATTTAATCTCGGCAACAATGAGCGGTGTCACTTGCTGCCTAAGGTTCCCTGGTCAACTTAACTCTGATCTCCGAAAACTTGCTGTCAACCTCATCCCTTTTCCTCGTCTACACTTCTTCATGGTTGGGTTTGCTCCTCTGACCTCACGGGGTTCCCAGCAATACCGTGCACTTACTGTCCCTGAACTCACCCAACAAATGTGGGATGCCAAGAACATGATGTGTGCTGCAGACCCACGTCATGGACGCTATCTCACTGCCTCTGCCATGTTTAGGGGCAAGATGAGCACCAAAGAAGTGGATGAACAAATGATCAATGTTCAGAATAAGAACTCTTCATACTTTGTGGAGTGGATTCCAAACAATGTCAAGTCAAGTGTTTGCGACATTCCTCCTAGGGGGCTTTCCATGGCATCAACCTTTATTGGGAATTCTACCTCCATTCAGGAAATGTTCCGGCGTGTAAGCGAGCAGTTCACAGCCATGTTCAGGAGGAAGGCTTTCTTGCATTGGTACACAGGGGAAGGCATGGATGAGATGGAGTTCACCGAGGCTGAGAGCAACATGAATGACCTTGTGTCTGAATATCAACAGTATCAAGATGCAACGGCTGATGAAGAACTTGATTATGAGGATGAAGAGGAAGGAGTCCATGAAATGTAATGAAGTATGAGAGAAGAGGAAGGAATCCATGAAACGTAATGAAGTATGAGAGAGCCATAAACCTCTGCTACTGCATTTGGTAAATAATGCCTAAGTATATTAACTACTTCTGGTTGAGTTTGAAGGTTTTTGGGTCATTCTATGGGTGATGATTGTGATTTGTGAGTAGTAGACTGCTAGAGAGTTGGAAAAATGTCTGTTTGTTCATTTAGACAATGGTAGGCTTTTAATATGAGCTGTTATGAGATGTGGAAAGTTGTTTTGTAATGCTATTCTCAATCGAATTTTATCTATCTTGTTTTTATTGTGAAATTTGTCATGATCATTTTTTATACAAGTGTTTTTAACCTTCCATTTACTATGTGATGGTTGTTCATGATATAGAATGTCTGGAAACAtggattttaaatattaaattaggaTAAACTAAATCTGTCCAGAAATTCAAATCTCTTTAACGTAGGGTAGGGTCTGTGTTTTGGATGGGTCGTCTATCTGGGGTGACACCCAGTCAGCAGTCCATGGATATCatacaagaaaataaaatcataggTGGGCTTTAGAGGGTGCCCTTCAGCCAGCATGATGTACATAATCACATGTGAGCTTTGTAGGACTAAGTCAGTCTAGTACTAGTAGTGCATGTGTACCCATATGAGATTATCCGACCAAAACATAAATTAGTACTAGGCTTTGGGATAGACACCCTCATTAATTGATGTGGTGTGAAATTGGAGAACCTAGTTGCATTGTGTCATGCTCATGTAGTCATGTACCGTGGTCAGTCCACAGAATAATAATTAAAAGTTTCAACTTATCATAATTGGAGTCTAATTTTCAACATGTTTAGGAAAGTTGCTAGCACGGCTGCTAAAATTGTGATTTGGATTGTAGAATGGTAGGATCTAGATTCACCCAAGGTCGCAATGAAAATTGGAATCAAGTAGAATTGTGATAGAATTGTAAATGAATCATTGGAATCGTAAAATTTGAATTGTCGAAGCAAGTAGAATTGGTGGCTGGTGTTCGATCATAAGCAGCCAATGGTCTGTGTTCAATTAACAGTTCTTTGGTGTACAACTGGGGTTGTTGGTTCGACGAGAAGTTGGTCCTCGGTGCTCTTCTTTCTTTGGTGTTCGACAAGAACACCTCAGTCCTCTTCAACACAATTGTTCAATCAGCAGCAGCCAAGAAAAGAGCCACGCCAACAGGCCTAATAGAGCTGCAGGGGAATGATTTGAAACAAATTTGGCTCTTAGAAGAGCTTtgctttttctccttcttttcttgCTCTTCTCTTTattgtttgaaaattttattgtattttaagCTTCTCATACTTAGTCACTAACCAAGTTTTTAGTCTTAAGACTTGtcataaaattctatatatataatttttaatatttattttacacAAAAAGTAGAATCTTATGATTCTCGATTCAATTCTACAATCCTATCCTGCAGACCCCTCCAAAGATCCCACTTGAGATTGTGATTCTAATAATCTTGGTTGCTAGTTCTATAAACCTTGTATGGATGAATTACCAAAATAATAATTTCCTTTAGATCCACAAACAGACTTTATATGATGCCAAGACACACAATTATAGGAAAGATTAAAATGCACAAAgttacaaagatcaaatatatACTGCAAATTAGACTAAGCATGCATAATAACTATTAATTTAGTGACCGTTTaatatcattgtcaaaaattagaaaaataaaaaccaaaaatgaaaactaaaaattagaaatagaaattaaaaactaaaaatcagcaacctgtttggttaatatttataaaactaatacaaaacCAACAACATAGACATATGGTTTTTTTATAATCCGTTTCTTTACTATTAAGaaacataaacataaaataaaaaacaataactataccaaacaaataaaaaacagCAACGATACTAAACAAACCATTAACTAGTATAATAGAAAGACATTTTATATATGTCGCATGGATGTGCGTAACAATGTACAATGTATCTCCAAAAAGAGAAGAGGCACTAGTTATGattcaagaaaaaaattttagACCCAAGCTTAGATTACTAAGGTTATGAGACTCGAACATTCATTTTGTAAAAATCTGTTCAAAAAAATAAGACTCAACGACACAATCCTAATACCAAGTGTGTTCTTATAAATAAAGGTTCAAAAGTTGACACGGGAACCAAGCTAGGTGCAATCTTGGAGCTTATCAAGTATAATTTTGAGTTTTACTTTTGTTGTGAAAATAATGCCTCTTCCAACAATGCACAGCAGAATAAACATTGTAAATGATCAAACAATACCATATGCAACAATCTCAATGGTAAAatgtaaaattattttacaaccatagcaatataaagaaagtaaagataagagcagcgacaccaggaattatgtggttcggcaaagcctacatctacgggagcaatcgacaagatattttattatgaaaatcaaagatacacactcaaagatcttctctccttctcttacctTCTCTCTTGTTTCTTGCATGTCAAAATATGCCtaaagaacatatataacaagccctcggaggcttccctccaaatccCCAGCTGTCACACCGTttgcattcaaaattcaaatattttctcgcagcccaaaagcactcgttgacgagaacaggaCACTCGTCAATGAGACAGAGAAGACTCCTCGTCAACTAGTCTATCCACTCGTCTACGAGTCTTTAAACTCTGAGGTTTTCTGGCTCTTAgaatctcctcgtcgacgagtctttgttGTTGCCCTACACCAAgaacacatccatatgtttttctccctttatttataaacccccgaagtataagagccacaccataaacaacaattttTTTACCAAATGAATTGTTTCTCAACTCCACTAACTACACTCTCCTAATAGACTTAAACATGTCAATAAGGTATAGGGCATTTTTCACAAGTTGTTGAGATCATCTCATTGGgcaatcaaaaaaatatttgaaaaaaaaaaaaacaagggtcATGTCACTGAGTTTATTAACAATCATATCTATATTGATGGAATTTAAGACTTTTATATTGAAGGTCTCAAGTTCTAATCTTGGGTAAGGATGAGAAGAGATTTGTATAGGGATGGGTTGCCTCCCGAAAGTGAGGGACAAAGCtcaagaaaagaaacaaaagagaTACAAAAGCTATgaaaagggaaaagaagaggaagaGTTAATAGAGcatgaagaaatgaaaaatcttaGGAAATTAACCTTTGTATTACAAATAATTCGGCTTGCGATGATACTAGACAATAGGaagtgaaaagaaaagaataaagactAAGTGACAATGGTTGAATATGCTTTCAagtttgaaaacatttttgggttatttatgaaaacatttgaagtttgtatgattttggtttctttgggagaaaaaccataaaacccaacttGAAATCCCTTAAGTTATCTTCTAGAAAAGATACTTTTTAATCTATTCAACAACTACATCATgaatgatttattaaaaatttgaattttttgaaagaCATGTTTGGTTTATTTTGAAGGAGAACCATAAAACCATTTTGAAAAATGTGGGTTTTTGGAAGGAGAATCAAAAACCCAACTTGACCGCCCCTAaactgtaacatcctcaaaatttttaccatttttttttttttttatatatctacatccatacctaagcagcagaaacataaatcatataaccatttatatatatactataaaataccagaatccagtatatacaagtcataaccatacaaaataaacccctcTAGCATCATttacctcaaaaatacaaaactttgtcataactcaccctataactggggtaatcaagtaaacttcctatctgcgagcctaatctgcttgcctaactgtctcacctgaaaaatggtaaagtaatggggtgagtcgacgctcagtaagtggaaatatgctattactagtgtgtggcgaccgagtaataaaattataataatattatttaaaaactgcataatctggcaattctgtacaacacatgtttaataacttaaaacatttgtatcatctgaactttctatcattcatagtgctacatcatactatatacaataaaagttgtaaaactgtatacatatacataactgtgttctttccctaagactctatatgtcatgatttgacccctcatgacagggttgtgcggcccgtaggcgggacataacctggtcggccctccaggtaagtcactatactctacactaccttagcccggccaaactgcatactctcctaggtgcgggattgactactacctcatcaaatcggccccctcaacccagtgaactgagGAGCTGCCTACTCTCCGAGCAcgactgacggtacccacacactatttgagatatgtggttgcactctatctatatctagcaacagTACAGTACTCTGTATTTTTTatctgtatctgtttgtaatcaTTTCTtaaggatctaatactatatatatatatatatatatatatatgctcttttactgtttttatcgtgtttccaaaattaccataacgatATCTTTCTATATTGTAAATCCTGTAATCTATGTATcatatatctatagcatcttgatgctatctctgtatatctgtctatataatatgtctatatactctgtctgtatgctctgaatgttatggtaataggaaacatgacaaactataaatattgtatacaccgttctgtataaagctgtaatatatactgatctaagtaaaactgtaatatactgttctagataaaatatttgtaatatactgtctatatatgtgtaatcagtatagtatgatatactgtaaaaactatataagttcttcatcacataaatatttacttaggccacacaagtatttaaaactcatattctgtaaaatcGGATAATAAACTAGTAtgtacatatgtgtaaaatctttgaTAATGTCGCGACCTacttatttttccattttttttaataataatatcatcatattataaaatcaatactacatatcccataatccagctcagcaggtcatcatccacctggactcgtgggtaccagggatataacagaacatacaACAGAAGCCTATGCAGctgaaagtataaaatcatatacatctcatcataatgtgcataacacattctagagtactacaaacactatctcttagtatatacatcccaaaaataaatctagggacaattctcACAAAAATCTAACTATCGCTACCAAGACTCACCCTTCCAACAAGGGCAAATAACTTgctctatatcagcggggcttttcccgctctcctatctgaggctcctaaaaagttaatgaaatttaggggtgagacacctctcaataagggaaataaactaatactagtgtgcgGTAACATAAGTattcgtgttctacatatatcacatataacatattcagtactgtttatcaaatctgggaaacatatgtataacaaaacatgacagaacatactgcatttttcataacataatgtctcatctcatatcataatagtaacataaaacaatcctagtaggttagctggctgttgtcatatattacccccatatgactgggttgtgtggcctgaaggtgggacttgacaatggttggccgaccactgccaagtcaatagtctagtctgtaggtccgatgggtctacccagactggtccgtacaccaggggcaataacagcacacttcttgaaaataaccacatcgaccctccaatctcacaccactccgtacagcggggTTAACACAGATTTCATGATCACgaagatcatggacacatagcaacggta
This region includes:
- the LOC131147967 gene encoding tubulin beta-4 chain, which translates into the protein MREILHVQGGQCGNQIGSKFWEVVCDEHGIDPTGRYTGTSDLQLERVNVYYNEASCGRFVPRAVLMDLEPGTMDSVRTGPYGQIFRPDNFVFGQSGAGNNWAKGHYTEGAELIDAVLDVVRKEAENCDCLQGFQVCHSLGGGTGSGMGTLLISKIREEYPDRMMLTFSVFPSPKVSDTVVEPYNATLSVHQLVENADECMVLDNEALYDICFRTLKLTTPSFGDLNHLISATMSGVTCCLRFPGQLNSDLRKLAVNLIPFPRLHFFMVGFAPLTSRGSQQYRALTVPELTQQMWDAKNMMCAADPRHGRYLTASAMFRGKMSTKEVDEQMINVQNKNSSYFVEWIPNNVKSSVCDIPPRGLSMASTFIGNSTSIQEMFRRVSEQFTAMFRRKAFLHWYTGEGMDEMEFTEAESNMNDLVSEYQQYQDATADEELDYEDEEEGVHEM